DNA sequence from the Actinomycetota bacterium genome:
TCGCGAGATGCTCGCCGCCGTATTGCCGAACGCGCCTCCGCTATGATTCCGCGCTGTGGGCGTCACGATGGAAACGATCGTCAATCTCTGCAAGCGGCGGGGGATCATCTTCCCGTCCTCGGAGATCTACGGCGGCCTGCGCTCGACCTGGGACTACGGCCCCGTCGGCGTCGAGCTCAAGCGCAACGTGAAGAACGCGTGGTGGAAGCACATGGTCCAGCTGCGCGACGACGTCGTCGGTCTCGACGCCGCAATCTTGATGGCCTCCCGTACGTGGGAGGCGTCGGGCCACGTCGAGACGTTCAGCGACCCGCTCGTCGAGTGCCTTAACTGCCACCAGCGGTTCCGCGCCGATCATCTGCCCGGCTTCCACGCGCCGCAGTCCGGGCACGAGGAGGGTCCCGAGGCGCAGACGATCGACATGGCCCCCGGTGGAAAGGGCTCGCGCTGCCCGAACTGTGGCAACGACACGTTCACCGACCCGCGCAACTTCAACCTGATGTTCAAAACCTATATGGGCCCGGTCGAGGACGACACCGCCTCGGTGTGGCTCCGTCCGGAGACGGCGCAGGGAATCTTCGTGAACTTCATGAACGTGCAGACGACCACGCGGAAGAAGATCCCGTTCGGCATCGCGCAGATCGGCAAGTCGTTCCGCAACGAGATCACGCCGGGCAACTTCGTCTACCGCACCCGCGAGTTCGAGCAGATGGAGATGGAGTTCTTCTGCAAGCCGGGCACCGACGAGGAGTGGCACGACGTCTGGATCAAGGAGCGCTTCTCCTGGTACACGCGCCTCGGGATGCGTGAGGAGAACCTCCGCCTGCGCGAGCACGAGAAGGACGAGCTGTCTCACTACTCGAAGCGCACGGTGGACATCGAGTACGCCTTCCCGTTCACCGATTGGGGCGAGCTCGAAGGGATCGCGAACCGCACCGACTTCGACCTCAAGCGCCACAGCGAGTTCTCGGGCGAGGATCTCTCGTTCTTCGACCAGGAGACCAACGAGCGCTACGTGCCGTACGTGATCGAGCCGGCCGCCGGCGCCGACCGCGCTACGCTCGCGTTCCTGATCGACGCGTACTCCGAGGAGGAGGCTCCGGCAGCGTCCGGGAAGTCCGAGAAGCGGACGGTGCTGCGGCTCCACAAGGATCTCGCGCCGATCAAGGTCGCGGTGCTGCCGCTGTCGCGCAACGAGAAGCTCGTGCCGTCGGCGCGCGAGGTGGCCGGGCCACTCCGCGAGCACTGGATGATCGACTACGACGACGCCGGCTCGATCGGGCGCCGCTACCGCCGCCAGGACGAGATCGGCACGCCGTACTGCGTGACGGTCGACTTCGACACGCTGGAGGACCGCGCCGTGACGATCCGCGATCGCGACTCGATGAAGCAGGATCGGATCCCGATCGCCGAGCTCGTCGACTACTTGCGCGAGCGGCTCTAGCAGCCAGCCGACGTGCTCGTCCGGATCATCGGACTGGACCTCGCCACGGATCTGCTATAGTCATACCGGAGGTATGACCGCCATGCCCGTAACCAAACGCACCGTCTCCCTTTCGACCGAGCTTGCGAAGCGGGTCGAGGATGTTGCCAAGAAGGAGAAGACCTCATTCTCCGGAGCGCTTGCTCTTCTCACCGAAGAGGCCTTACGGAAGAGGAAACGGTCATTCCGTTCCATCGGAGCCGGAGACAGCGGGCTCGGCGACCTATCGATCCGCCTTGAGGATTACCTCAGGCAGACGCTTCCAAAGGACTTCGAGCGTGAAGATGATCGTCGACGCGGCCCCGCTGGTGGCCGCGGTCGATCGCGCCGATAAGGCGCATCGACTTGCCGCGCACATAGTCCAGGCCGACGACTCGGAATTGCTGCTCCCCGACGCCGTGGTGGCAGAGGTAGATCATCTGCTGAGGACTCGGGTCTCGACCCATGCGGCCGGGGCGTTCCTCGAAGACGTTCGCTCGCAAGCCTTCCGCCGCGTTCCCTTCGGCCCCGACCTCTTCGACAGGGCCGTGGCCTACGACAGCCGTTACGTAGACCTCGGCATCGCTGATGCTTCGGTCATGGCGCTGGCTGAGGCGGAACGCGCGCCCATCCTGACCTTCGATTTCGCCGACTTCCGGGCGACGCGCCCGCTGCGTGGCGGCTTCTGGCGCCTGGTGATCGACGAAGGCGCATTCCGGCGGCTTATCGGCTAACAGCTTGCGGCGAAGCCCAGCATTCGTTCCTGCCCCGTCGCTTCTGAGAGGTGAACGAGTCCAGGCGCCTGTCCGACCTCGGCAAGGGTATCCACCTCCGCCGGCAACAGCGTCAGA
Encoded proteins:
- a CDS encoding glycine--tRNA ligase, which encodes METIVNLCKRRGIIFPSSEIYGGLRSTWDYGPVGVELKRNVKNAWWKHMVQLRDDVVGLDAAILMASRTWEASGHVETFSDPLVECLNCHQRFRADHLPGFHAPQSGHEEGPEAQTIDMAPGGKGSRCPNCGNDTFTDPRNFNLMFKTYMGPVEDDTASVWLRPETAQGIFVNFMNVQTTTRKKIPFGIAQIGKSFRNEITPGNFVYRTREFEQMEMEFFCKPGTDEEWHDVWIKERFSWYTRLGMREENLRLREHEKDELSHYSKRTVDIEYAFPFTDWGELEGIANRTDFDLKRHSEFSGEDLSFFDQETNERYVPYVIEPAAGADRATLAFLIDAYSEEEAPAASGKSEKRTVLRLHKDLAPIKVAVLPLSRNEKLVPSAREVAGPLREHWMIDYDDAGSIGRRYRRQDEIGTPYCVTVDFDTLEDRAVTIRDRDSMKQDRIPIAELVDYLRERL
- a CDS encoding PIN domain-containing protein; translated protein: MIVDAAPLVAAVDRADKAHRLAAHIVQADDSELLLPDAVVAEVDHLLRTRVSTHAAGAFLEDVRSQAFRRVPFGPDLFDRAVAYDSRYVDLGIADASVMALAEAERAPILTFDFADFRATRPLRGGFWRLVIDEGAFRRLIG